A region of the Apium graveolens cultivar Ventura chromosome 6, ASM990537v1, whole genome shotgun sequence genome:
AAAGAATCCGGTCTTCCATGGTAGGAGTAAGCATATCGATATTCGATATCATTTCATTTGTGAGTGTGTTGAGCGTGGGGAGATTGAAGTTAAGTATGTGTGTACGAATGAGCAGCGTGCTGATGTTCTTACAAAGGCCATGGCGACTGTGAAGTTCGAACAAATGAGAGCTTTGCTTGGGATTCAGAATATGCAGAAACATGCTTAGATTAGGGGGAGCATGTTGGTATTTAATTACAAcatgtttatttatttaaataaatggTCAGCTTCCTGATTTGTAGGAGTTATGACTTGGTCGGTGGTATGTTTCTATTTATTAGGAGAAGTGGAATTAGTGGCTAATTTGTAGGAGAATAATTTGCTCGTATCTTGTTTAGAATAGTATTAATATTTCCATTCTGTAAGTTAGTTTTTTAAGCAATACAATTAGTTTGTTTTTCCCTTGCAGTATTGTGTATTGTGTGTGTATCTACTCTGGTTTTTTTTTCTCAACAGTatctaccacatgggccaaatataCTTCGCGATTCTGATGTAATAACTTCTTTACTTGAGCGATcgctaagaacttcttctcttgcttatttcctcgaaatatcaccttcttcttactatccaaggtctgaagtcttactttcctattcttacaatcaatctgggcgttattttctgacaaccaatccattcctaaaataacatcaaattctcccaacattaaaggtattaagttggcatagaaatgatgtcctcctatctcaacatCGCACCTCgagcacactcggtcgacggaaacttgatccttattagctaattctatcattaatgcttgttctaacaacttaacttcgcaatgcagtttatcgacaaaatcttgagaaataaacgatcttgtagctccagaatcaaataaaactttagcatctacggagttgactggaagcgtacctgcaaccacatctgaactctgaacagcatccttcatagtcatattgaatgttctggctttgggttgagctggtggtccttcaatccttggcacactctgagatggagcacctgtaagccttggtGTGTTACTTGTTATACCTTGTGTTGGGCAATTCCTGGAAATATGCCCTGGCTTTCCATACTTATAACATCCAGTTCCCATATTCTGACCTTGAGTCTgattctgacacacattagcaaagtgtcccttcctgccacacttgaaacacgtcacattagcattacaattcccaaagtgcttcctaccacaaaactgacaatctggtattggtggacgattgggcctctgctgatttgaattctgaaaacggttgccttgtcctccattttctgattgtggtcttctgaatcccatatttctattaccctgaaactctggccttctGTTGAAATGGCTCTGGAAATTACTTAGctgctgacctccttctgaggtttctatcttccttttcttcccatcttttcctttctgagacatgtcactcttactttcgatcaccattgctttctgaaccactgccacatatgaagtcaactcaaacatggccactctattctgaatccaaaatttcaatccctgctcaaatcttcttgctttcttttcatctgtatcaacctggtctggcacgaaccttgccaattcagtaaacttagcctcgtactcagccacagtaagatcaccctgggtcagattcaagaatttgatctccatttggttcttcatatacctcgggaaatacttctccaagaataaCTCTGTGAATatctcccaagttataaactcacctccttccaatgctcgcgtggattcccaccaatagttcacttcgcccttcagaaagtagcttgcaaacttggtcttctgttcagttcctgctccgactaattcaaaagccttttccatctccttgagccatgcattggcttccacaggatcagcacttcccttgaactcaggtggcttcacggcttgaaactgcttaaaagtcactacaggtggtgctgctgcttgctgctgctattgttgctgctgcgtaagatgtaacatttgttgctgcatcagtcccaacatctggataatcgctggatctgtacggctctcggtactaccctcttctgaattattccttctctttggtgccattattctggtaagagaacaagcaacatatataataatttgtcaagcattgtgtcaaatatgtagcaattccttagcatatcaaaattcgcaAACAGTATCTTTTCCCagaatatcataaacttgctaccatattaacacaagcgacatgattatcacataatcctgcttattatctcaagaataataacaaaaagaaaatttactccgaattatccaacccttttaaatccttgtttaaatcttaactaaaccaatcaaaatagcagggcaatgacacaaggcctaaagcttaacgcaaaacagggaacttaattaacttaactataacctaacccaataacctaaatttaatcccataaaagctaaactacacgcgcctatcttatgtgatcttcctatgactcatctatgacaatcctacgcctgtttcagtgaccataacctgtagctctgataccaacctgtgacgccctccaaacccggggtctagatttgggggtcactagccaataaactataataaaataatcacagcggaataataaaataaatacgaccccttgcatgcaactggatcgatcacaggttatagtatggaacaggcactgaTACAAACCAAccgttattacaaaccatagtctaattagttttacaacttattcaaattttattacaaacctttaaactattcaagcgtcccaaactatctacctggaaacacaccaaactatttacaagcactagacctctgatcaaacctggatctcaagcctgctctggcttagctaaaagattagattgataaactagtatgagcgaaaaaaatgctcagcaagcagtataaaatgtacttgaaatgataaaccacattctgataatgACTGAACAAAAGgataaaagcagtaatatttgatcaataataaagcttcacaagctatcaacaataaatgataatttttagattggaatctaactccaacggacgtactatcacatgctgatcagtctgtgtgatagcacaaggtcatgattcatagaaacatgtccccaaaatacgagtactcaattaaaaaggcagTATACCTACCTGTACAAGACTATAATTGAATTGGCATGGAGTTTCTCAAAACAATGAAAATGCCTAGTTTGTTCTGGGGAGAGGCTATAAGGCATTCAATATATGTACTCAATCGATTTCCGCACGAGCTGTATCTAATGTTACGCCTTATGAGGCATGGTCTGGGGGAAAAGCACAAATTGGGCACATAAAGGTTTTTGGCTGTGTTGCATTCATGAAAGTGCCAAATGTGAATCTGAAAAAACTTGATGATCGAATTAGAGTTGTTGTAAATCTTGGAAAGGAACCTGGAACTAAAGTGTGTAGGTTGTACGATCCAACAACCAAGAAAGTGCTCGTTAGCAGGGATGTGTGTTTCGATGAAGAGAAGTCGTGGCCCGGCCCTGGTCTGGAGAGACAAGTGAAACTTGTGGTCCCCTCAAAATTTTTTCTATGCTGAAGTATGACGTAAACGAATCAACGGATGTTCTTCCAGAAGCAGACAGTGATATATCTGCAGATAATGAACATATAAGTGAAGGTAGCGACTCAGGGAGTACTGATTCAGACATCAACAGCGAACCAAGGAAGTGCAGATCACTAAGAGATGTATATGCTAATACTGGGGAGGTAGAAATTGAGGACGAAGAATTGTTGTTGATATATAGGAGTAGACGAGCCAACTAATTATGGACAAGCAGCCAAGGATGCGAACTGGAGAAAGGCAACGAATCAAGACATGGAGTCTGTTGAAAAAAATAAGACATGGTATTTAACCAAGTTGCCATAAGGGAGAAAAGCTATAGATTTAAAATGGGTTTACAAGTTGAAGAGAGACGCGAGTGGTGAAGTTGTAAAACATAAAGCAAGAATTATGGCGAAAGGTTATGTTCAGAGATATGGAGTTGATTTCGATTAAATTTTCGCACAAGTTACCAGGATCGAAACAGTATGCGTGCTACCCGCACTTGTTGCAAAGAAAGGCTGGGAGGTTTATCACCTTGACGTCAAAACGACTTTTCTGAACAGAGAAAATGAAGAGGAAATCTATCTTACACAGCCCGAGGGATATGTTAAACATGGTAAAGAATATCTGGTGTACAGACTTTTGAAGGCACTCTACGGGCTTCGTCAGGCACCTCAGGCCTGGTATTCAAAACTGAATAACTGTCTACATGAACTTGGATTTGAAAGGTGCCCATACGAAACAGCAGTCTACTCCAAAAAGGTGGGAAATGAGGTTCTGATTATCGCTGTTTACGTAAATGACATTCTGGTAACAGGCTCGAGTCTTTCGATGATTAAAGAATTTAAAGAAAAGATGAATGGAAACTTCGACATGTCAAACCTGGGAAAACTGAAATACTATCTAGGTATTGAAGTTAATCAGGGTCCTGGGTTTATTAAGTTGAAGCAAATGGGTTACACCAAAAAGATACTTAAAAAGTCAGGAATGGCAGAATGCAGCTCTAGTAAATACCCTATGGATCCGAAGGAGTGTTTGCACAAAGATAAAAAGGGTGTTGTAATTGACACTACATCGTTAAAGAGTTTAGTTGGGGGCTTCGTTACTTAGTGCACACAAGGCCGGATATTACATACGTGGTGGGAATTGTGAGTAGGTTTATGGAGAAACCTACAATTTTGCACCAGAATGCAGCGAAGTGTATTCTTCGTTATATAAAGGGTACTCTAGACTTTGGGCTGATTTACACAAGGGACAACAAGAATATTATGATAACAGGTTATTCAGATAGTGATTTGGCGGGTCATGTTGAAGATAGGAAGAGTACCGGAGGCATGGTTTTTTATCTGAATGAGAGTCTCGTTACTTGGGTGTCACAAAAACAGAGATGTGTAGCTCTCTCATCGTGCGAAGCTGAATTTATCGCGGCAACTGCAGCGGCATGCCAAGCCATATGGTTGAGAAATCTGCTGACTCGAATAACAGGTGAAGAGTTTGGTCCAGTCATGCTCTACATCGACAATAAATCTACTATAGATTTGGCCAAAAACCTGGTGTTTCACGGACGCAGCAAGCATATTGATGTCCGCTATCATTTTATAAGAGAGTGTGTTGAAAGGGGTGAAGTGATTGTGAAACACATTCGTTCGGAATTGCAGAGAGCAAACGTACTTACGAAGGATTTGGTGACAGTTAAATTTGAAAGGATGAGGCATCTGCTGGGAGTCAGAAACGTAGACAAAACAAGTTTAGACTAAGGGAGAATTTTTTGGCTTTTATTCTAAACTTGTTTATTGATTGATGTTTTATTTCGTTTATTTTGTTTTGCTGGAAAAGAAATCAGATTATAACTTGGTCTTTGCTTTGCAGAGTATTTTTAGGAGCTCTAGGAAATAAACGTTAACGATATAGTTGTTGTAGGACTTTCaatttagttgttcttattttcTTGCCACCTTCTATTATTGTGGCTCTATATTATGTATTTGCAGCAGCAGAATAAAGGTTATCAAGTTAGCGTGCATCTTTTTTTCCAGTTTAAAGCATACATACTTATTTTTATCATAAGTCAGGCTATATTTCTACACTATTCATTGGCTATATATTGTGAGTTATAATATTCAGAGCTCTATCTCCAAATTTCTAAAAAATCCTAGGCCTGCAAGAAAGGGTATTTTCGATATTGATTGTAGTTGCAAGTTTGGTGTATTCAAGTTTAAGGATCCAATAACTGATAACGAATCTATATGTTTAATCAAATTAATGAAACTTGTGTTTAGCATATGTATTTTAACAGATGTCCATTCGAACAAATGGAAGATCATTTTGAAATCTAGGTCAGAGGCTATGGGATTGCATGACGATTTGAAGCCAACCATATCAGGGTTTTCAGTTATGAATGGAAATTTGTTGGTGATTGCAACAGGCGACAATCAGCTTTACAGATATCCTTTGACCGGTGATCGAATAATGAGTTGTAAAGTGAAAAGAGCTTAAATAATTGGTTGTCATCAATATGGAATGGACgatttatgtttttattcataTTCCAACACTCTTCGACCATGCGGAGATGGTGCAGTCCCATTCCCACAGCAGTAGACAATGTGATATTGCATAATCTGGAGGAGTTCCCCTCGAAAGACGCATCTATTGTCAAGTCTTTCTCAACTTCACATAGGTAAATGTCGTTGACTGATTATCTACTCCTACATACTCCACGATGAAATCACCTTTATTGATAGGTATACATGCCTCTACGCCCCAACCATAATTTTCCTTCTTTACAACTTTAAAATTTTTTCCTTTCTAAAAGGTCTATTAGTGTACGTGAGCAGCTTATACATTGAACCCATTGAACCCTGCATACACAATTCTCTGAAATACTTCCTCAATGTTGGCTAGATGATATTTTGGATCATGGATCATTTCTAACATAGCTGtggttattaaaaataatttatgattATTTTTGATCTTTTTTCTTATAATAACGTAAACAAACAAAAATATCTTTTATGTATTCATCATTTTTCTTTAAGTTTTTACATTGTAGTAAACCTGAATTTTGGcctttaaaatttgaatagaaATACAATATTGTTTGAAATTTAAATTCTCTTTTCAATACTTTTTGTAACTTAAAATATAGTATGTAGAGTGTTTTATTATTCAAATATAGGCCTATATTTACTTTTTTCTTATACATATAAAtctaaataatattattattaaattttataaatataaatgcataTACTATATGTGTATTTTTAGTTACAAATGAAATAAAAGTTTTTGGTGATAAACTTAATTTGCATAAGTGCAATTAAATTGTCTTAGTTGTGTTATTTTCTATGATGGTCAAAGATTATATATTTTTGCTTATTTTGTATGCTCTAATTCATGTTTTGATTTCTCACATATTAGTCTAACAAAATAATATGCATGtgtattatatttttttttacacTTTAGTCTTTTCTTTTACTCTTCTTAATAGAACATTAACGAATAAGTACCGAATAAACTGATTGTGTACTTTTGAAAATAACTAGGCAATCATAATTTACATATT
Encoded here:
- the LOC141666239 gene encoding secreted RxLR effector protein 161-like, giving the protein MEKPTILHQNAAKCILRYIKGTLDFGLIYTRDNKNIMITGYSDSDLAGHVEDRKSTGGMVFYLNESLVTWVSQKQRCVALSSCEAEFIAATAAACQAIWLRNLLTRITGEEFGPVMLYIDNKSTIDLAKNLVFHGRSKHIDVRYHFIRECVERGEVIVKHIRSELQRANVLTKDLVTVKFERMRHLLGVRNVDKTSLD